From Methanocalculus natronophilus, one genomic window encodes:
- a CDS encoding type II toxin-antitoxin system PemK/MazF family toxin, which translates to MSRYHPGDVVLVPFPFDHGEDRKVRPAIVLSVESGDVVLAPCTRQMVVGDTGSVAIGLDDFLEGGLDLFDGSFVLAGRRRTLPARTIIARKGRLTDESFKEILVRANLY; encoded by the coding sequence ATGAGCAGATATCATCCAGGCGATGTCGTCCTTGTTCCATTCCCCTTTGATCATGGAGAGGATCGGAAAGTCAGGCCGGCAATTGTGTTGTCAGTAGAATCAGGAGACGTCGTCCTGGCTCCCTGCACCCGGCAGATGGTTGTTGGAGATACCGGATCAGTCGCAATAGGGCTCGACGACTTTCTGGAAGGCGGCCTCGATCTCTTTGACGGGAGTTTTGTCCTGGCTGGCAGGAGAAGAACCCTCCCGGCAAGGACCATCATTGCACGAAAAGGCAGGCTGACAGACGAGAGCTTCAAAGAGATCCTGGTTCGTGCCAACCTATACTAA
- the rpl18a gene encoding 50S ribosomal protein L18Ae, with amino-acid sequence MELAEFEVRGTMKIGDAWKPYIKVIEAPNEAQARERIYTLMGSKHRLERRLIKIESVEKVNGE; translated from the coding sequence ATGGAGTTAGCAGAATTTGAAGTACGCGGTACGATGAAGATCGGTGATGCATGGAAACCATACATCAAGGTGATCGAGGCACCGAACGAAGCACAGGCAAGAGAACGGATTTATACCCTGATGGGAAGCAAACACCGTCTCGAGAGAAGATTAATCAAAATTGAGAGCGTAGAGAAGGTCAATGGCGAATAA
- a CDS encoding HemK2/MTQ2 family protein methyltransferase: MHPIHPEVYAPAEDTVLLKEAALRVLAPGDTVLEIGCGSGEVSEGLAGHAGLVVATDINPHAVRSAFQRGVAAVRCDLFDGICGRFDLILCNPPYLPTEESDRIDDWLEYALDGGSDGRETITRFLAAAPRHLTERGKLLLLVSSLTGIDDVVLLFRENRMIACIVAEAQLDGERLVVLLGMIDSCSA; encoded by the coding sequence ATGCACCCGATCCATCCAGAGGTCTATGCGCCGGCAGAAGATACCGTTCTGCTCAAAGAAGCAGCACTCCGGGTTCTCGCTCCAGGCGATACCGTTCTTGAGATCGGGTGCGGCAGCGGCGAGGTCTCAGAGGGACTGGCAGGGCATGCAGGCCTTGTTGTTGCAACAGATATCAATCCCCATGCTGTACGCTCTGCCTTTCAACGGGGTGTGGCAGCTGTCAGATGCGATCTCTTTGATGGTATCTGCGGGAGGTTTGATCTGATCCTCTGTAACCCCCCATACCTCCCGACTGAAGAATCCGATCGCATCGACGACTGGCTTGAATATGCCCTTGACGGTGGCAGTGACGGCAGGGAGACGATCACCCGGTTCCTGGCAGCAGCTCCCCGGCACCTGACAGAGAGAGGGAAGCTCCTGCTTCTTGTCTCCTCACTGACCGGGATTGACGATGTAGTCCTGCTTTTTAGGGAGAACAGGATGATCGCCTGTATTGTTGCTGAAGCGCAGCTCGACGGTGAGCGGCTTGTTGTCCTCCTCGGCATGATCGACTCCTGCAGCGCCTGA
- a CDS encoding RNA polymerase Rpb4 family protein — protein MKVKAFISEERVTLPELRESLLAIEAERLESGKEMSYELRKSIEHVNHLTKLSPDASRTLLDALLELEKMKPDIAYRIVNLMPRNRDELRAIYAKERFTLTPEELDAILDLVADHS, from the coding sequence ATGAAAGTAAAAGCATTTATTAGCGAGGAAAGGGTTACCCTTCCGGAACTTCGCGAGTCGCTTCTCGCCATTGAGGCTGAGCGTCTCGAATCTGGAAAAGAGATGTCCTACGAGCTGAGGAAGAGCATTGAACATGTCAATCACCTTACAAAGCTCTCTCCTGATGCTTCACGAACCCTTCTTGATGCACTGCTTGAACTGGAGAAGATGAAACCGGATATTGCATACAGGATCGTCAATCTGATGCCACGGAACAGGGACGAGCTCCGGGCAATCTATGCCAAGGAACGCTTCACCCTGACACCTGAAGAACTTGATGCGATCCTCGATCTGGTTGCAGATCATAGCTGA
- the trmY gene encoding tRNA (pseudouridine(54)-N(1))-methyltransferase TrmY yields the protein MKRFAVIGHRAVTDPGFPLNDMPGSAGRMDVLCRCVNASFFLSHGLRRDVECFLILKGAAAAGDSPVSRDESLEDGERTILLKGETIRSLNPDERSAGALIKKALAQPCGDDFRETSPGVFIRCGGLLRLLADYPFAVLDEGGTDIRSLETLPGNLLLSDHLNFTDAEEELIADLPRISVGNKILHGDHTITIFLNEADRRDA from the coding sequence ATGAAACGATTTGCTGTTATTGGCCATCGTGCCGTCACCGACCCCGGATTCCCGCTCAATGATATGCCCGGGAGCGCCGGACGGATGGATGTTCTCTGCCGGTGTGTGAATGCCTCCTTCTTCCTCTCCCACGGGCTCAGGAGGGATGTCGAATGTTTTCTGATCCTGAAAGGCGCAGCAGCGGCCGGTGACTCCCCGGTGAGCCGGGATGAGAGCCTGGAAGATGGCGAGCGGACCATTCTCCTGAAGGGTGAGACGATCCGGTCACTGAACCCTGATGAGCGAAGTGCGGGAGCCCTGATCAAAAAGGCGCTTGCACAACCATGCGGTGACGACTTCAGGGAGACGTCTCCGGGTGTATTCATCCGGTGCGGAGGTCTTCTGCGGCTGCTTGCCGACTATCCGTTTGCTGTCCTTGACGAAGGAGGAACTGATATCCGGTCCCTTGAAACCCTCCCCGGGAACCTCCTCCTCTCTGACCACCTGAACTTCACTGACGCCGAAGAGGAGCTGATAGCAGACCTTCCACGCATCTCGGTTGGCAACAAGATCCTCCATGGGGATCACACCATCACCATCTTTCTCAATGAAGCTGATCGGAGGGATGCATGA
- the rsmA gene encoding 16S rRNA (adenine(1518)-N(6)/adenine(1519)-N(6))-dimethyltransferase RsmA gives MRARYDQHFLIDPSVVDRIAGALPVDGRRVLEIGPGRGVLTRALLDRGATVIAVEIDSELVLALKDEFCQEIEAGQLEIIHGDAVSCPLPSFEIVIANLPYSASSPITFRLLETGFEVAVLMYQWEYARKMMVPAGTADASRLSVMVQAHAKVKPLMEISPRAFWPSPEVWSMVVRLTPIDPPVPIADKQTFSLLVRTLFSHRRKKVRNCLKSGKGIFGEDQITALIDSLDEATLSARPENLSLQQFIELANTLSAGMKR, from the coding sequence ATGAGAGCCAGGTACGATCAGCACTTTCTCATTGATCCCTCTGTTGTTGACCGGATCGCAGGAGCTCTTCCGGTTGATGGCAGACGGGTTCTTGAGATAGGACCCGGGCGGGGGGTGCTTACCCGCGCACTCCTTGACCGTGGTGCAACCGTCATCGCTGTTGAGATCGATTCTGAACTGGTTCTCGCACTGAAAGACGAGTTTTGCCAGGAGATAGAAGCCGGGCAGCTTGAGATCATTCATGGTGATGCCGTCAGCTGCCCGCTGCCATCGTTTGAGATTGTCATTGCCAATCTCCCCTATTCTGCCTCATCTCCGATCACCTTCCGTCTTCTTGAGACGGGCTTTGAAGTGGCGGTTCTGATGTACCAGTGGGAGTATGCACGCAAGATGATGGTTCCAGCAGGTACAGCTGATGCAAGCCGTCTCTCGGTGATGGTGCAGGCACATGCAAAAGTCAAGCCTCTTATGGAGATATCGCCGCGTGCCTTCTGGCCCTCGCCAGAGGTCTGGTCAATGGTTGTCCGCCTCACTCCAATTGATCCGCCTGTTCCAATTGCTGACAAGCAGACGTTTTCACTCCTTGTCAGGACACTCTTTTCCCACAGGAGAAAAAAAGTAAGAAACTGCCTGAAGAGTGGCAAAGGCATCTTTGGCGAGGATCAGATCACTGCCCTGATCGACAGTCTTGATGAAGCGACCCTCTCGGCACGGCCCGAGAACCTCTCGCTCCAGCAGTTTATCGAACTTGCAAATACTCTTTCAGCTGGTATGAAGAGGTAG
- a CDS encoding tRNA pseudouridine(54/55) synthase Pus10: protein MSLLPLVGSILESGPICDHCLGRLFARRSFGLSNAERGHALRVAHALDAHIRFTGYERGTCFVCSDLFTRIDSWAARVADALDGIEHDTFVIGTRVPPMMAESEEMLWSDFSLGDPEPLKSEMNREVGKAVAALTGKTGDPKNPEVTVILNIAEEKVEVQIAPVFFHGRYRKLERGIPQTHWDCRSCRGAGCPECGGLGKQYPDSVEELIGTPAIGLFQAAGAILHGAGREDIDALMVGSGRPFIMEIPAPRKRQIDLGDLESAINTAACGRVTVTLTRWSGRREVETLKSHKAHKTYRILVDIEGHTSPKTVKKALEALNGAVISQRTPQRVSHRRADRIRERMVVGIRCLGVEDDRYLIEVIGEAGLYIKELVSGDNGRTNPSLSEILGIPATVLTLDVIAVEGMPENGEE, encoded by the coding sequence ATGTCACTCCTTCCTCTTGTCGGTTCAATCCTTGAGAGCGGCCCGATCTGCGATCACTGCCTTGGCCGTCTCTTTGCACGGCGATCCTTTGGCCTCTCAAATGCAGAACGCGGCCACGCCCTCAGGGTTGCCCATGCCCTGGATGCACACATCCGCTTTACCGGCTATGAAAGAGGGACATGTTTTGTCTGTTCAGATCTCTTCACCCGGATCGACTCCTGGGCAGCGCGTGTGGCAGATGCCCTTGATGGGATTGAGCATGATACATTTGTGATAGGAACCCGGGTTCCCCCGATGATGGCTGAGTCTGAAGAGATGCTCTGGAGCGACTTCTCGCTTGGTGACCCTGAACCCCTGAAATCCGAGATGAACAGGGAGGTGGGAAAAGCCGTTGCCGCGCTCACCGGGAAGACTGGTGACCCAAAGAATCCCGAGGTGACTGTGATCCTGAATATCGCTGAGGAAAAAGTCGAAGTTCAGATAGCACCCGTCTTTTTCCATGGCAGGTACAGGAAACTTGAGCGGGGCATCCCCCAGACACACTGGGACTGCCGCTCATGCCGTGGCGCAGGCTGTCCGGAATGCGGCGGTTTAGGAAAGCAGTACCCGGATTCGGTTGAGGAGCTGATCGGAACACCTGCAATCGGGCTCTTCCAGGCAGCAGGCGCAATCCTCCACGGCGCCGGACGTGAGGATATCGATGCGCTCATGGTCGGATCGGGCCGTCCCTTTATCATGGAGATTCCTGCTCCGCGGAAGAGGCAGATTGATCTGGGTGACCTTGAGTCTGCGATCAATACTGCGGCTTGCGGTCGTGTCACGGTTACGCTCACACGGTGGAGTGGCAGGAGGGAGGTGGAAACCCTTAAATCGCACAAAGCGCATAAAACATACAGGATTCTGGTCGATATCGAGGGTCATACCTCCCCAAAAACGGTCAAAAAAGCTCTTGAAGCCCTGAATGGGGCAGTAATCAGTCAACGCACCCCGCAACGCGTTTCACATAGGAGAGCAGATCGTATAAGGGAGCGTATGGTTGTTGGTATCCGGTGTCTTGGTGTCGAGGATGACCGGTACCTGATCGAGGTGATCGGGGAAGCGGGACTCTACATCAAGGAACTGGTATCAGGGGATAATGGCAGGACGAATCCCAGTCTATCAGAGATCCTCGGTATCCCTGCAACAGTTCTGACACTCGATGTCATTGCTGTCGAAGGTATGCCGGAGAATGGAGAAGAGTAA
- a CDS encoding 50S ribosomal protein L21e, whose amino-acid sequence MALHNGPRKKTRYKFKKALRKRGLPPVTSVIQDFEKGQKVHLVVEPSIQKGMPHRRFHGKTGTIIGSRGRSWVLEVKDGNATKTVIARPQHLKAQKY is encoded by the coding sequence ATGGCACTACATAACGGCCCACGGAAGAAGACTCGATACAAGTTTAAGAAAGCACTCAGAAAACGTGGCCTTCCACCAGTAACCTCGGTCATCCAGGACTTTGAAAAAGGGCAGAAGGTTCATCTGGTTGTCGAACCGAGTATCCAGAAGGGTATGCCCCACCGCAGGTTCCATGGAAAGACCGGCACGATCATCGGATCACGCGGCCGGTCATGGGTCTTAGAGGTCAAAGACGGGAATGCGACGAAGACAGTCATCGCACGACCACAACATCTAAAAGCACAGAAATATTAA
- a CDS encoding 50S ribosomal protein L31e, which translates to MVEAEKEQIYIIPLRDTKRAPKWKRSKIAMKDIRKYLEKHMKSDDVKLDRSINEKVWERGGQKPPSKIRIRAMRFSDGQVQAELAGE; encoded by the coding sequence ATGGTAGAAGCAGAGAAGGAGCAGATCTATATCATCCCGCTCCGGGACACAAAACGCGCCCCTAAATGGAAGCGTTCCAAGATTGCAATGAAGGATATTCGCAAATATCTTGAAAAGCATATGAAAAGCGACGACGTCAAACTTGACCGGAGCATCAACGAGAAGGTATGGGAGCGCGGTGGCCAGAAGCCCCCGTCAAAGATCCGTATCCGTGCGATGCGCTTCTCGGATGGTCAGGTTCAGGCAGAACTTGCCGGAGAATGA
- a CDS encoding 50S ribosomal protein L39e has product MSKLTKGRKIRMAKATRQNRRVPSWVMIKTKRAVVSHPKRRNWRRSTLKV; this is encoded by the coding sequence ATGAGCAAACTGACAAAGGGTCGAAAGATTCGTATGGCAAAAGCCACCCGGCAGAACCGGAGGGTTCCGTCCTGGGTTATGATAAAAACAAAGCGTGCGGTTGTATCGCATCCAAAGCGGCGCAACTGGAGGCGCAGCACTCTGAAGGTGTGA
- the ftsY gene encoding signal recognition particle-docking protein FtsY, which produces MFEGLKTKLRDVRAKIGLSIEENIQAAPDSSPQDDPDTATAIEAPVASSHGETAGEAVTADSQAQPPAQKWASDADKKVEKAGFFKKFATLVTEREFILTEKDLEEPLFELEMILLESDVALPVTDAIISHMRSSLLGKHRKIRQDPAGLVNDTLRDALREVLGDGFDLPSYIRSQPRPVKILFTGVNGTGKTTTIAKVADFLKKEGFSVVIGAGDTYRAGAIEQISVHAERLGVRLIHHQEGADPSAVLYDTVEYARAHKADVVLADTAGRFHNRANLMSQLDKIRRVIQPDLILYVDEATAGNDAVVRAAEFERTVGADGVILTKADMDPKGGSAISIAYTIGKPLLFLGVGQEYADIVLFTPDLIINEIMGDDA; this is translated from the coding sequence ATGTTTGAAGGCCTGAAGACGAAGCTGCGGGATGTCCGCGCGAAGATCGGCCTCTCTATTGAGGAAAATATTCAGGCAGCCCCGGACTCCTCCCCCCAGGATGATCCAGATACAGCCACTGCCATCGAGGCTCCTGTTGCTTCATCTCACGGAGAGACTGCAGGCGAGGCAGTGACGGCAGATAGCCAGGCGCAGCCACCGGCTCAGAAATGGGCATCTGATGCTGATAAAAAGGTTGAGAAGGCAGGCTTTTTTAAAAAATTCGCAACGCTTGTCACAGAGCGTGAATTCATCCTGACAGAGAAGGATCTTGAGGAGCCGCTCTTTGAACTTGAGATGATCCTGCTTGAGTCCGATGTCGCCCTTCCCGTGACAGACGCCATTATCTCCCATATGCGGAGTTCGCTTCTGGGAAAACACCGGAAAATACGGCAGGATCCAGCCGGGCTTGTGAATGATACACTCAGGGACGCGCTCCGTGAGGTGCTTGGAGACGGATTTGATCTGCCATCCTATATCCGATCACAGCCCCGCCCGGTGAAGATCCTCTTCACAGGTGTCAATGGAACCGGAAAAACCACGACCATTGCAAAGGTTGCTGATTTCCTGAAGAAAGAGGGTTTTTCTGTTGTTATCGGGGCAGGAGATACGTACCGTGCCGGTGCGATTGAGCAGATCAGTGTTCATGCAGAGCGGCTGGGTGTCCGCCTGATCCATCACCAGGAAGGAGCTGACCCATCTGCAGTCCTCTATGATACAGTTGAATATGCACGGGCTCATAAGGCTGATGTGGTGCTTGCTGATACGGCAGGGCGGTTTCATAACCGGGCAAACCTGATGAGCCAGCTCGATAAGATCCGGCGTGTGATACAGCCAGATCTGATCCTCTATGTCGACGAGGCAACCGCAGGCAACGATGCTGTTGTCAGGGCTGCAGAATTTGAACGGACTGTCGGGGCTGATGGCGTTATCCTGACGAAGGCGGATATGGATCCAAAAGGCGGTTCTGCCATCTCAATTGCCTATACCATCGGCAAACCGCTCCTCTTCCTCGGTGTCGGCCAGGAGTATGCAGATATCGTTTTGTTTACACCTGACCTCATTATTAACGAGATTATGGGAGATGATGCCTGA
- the pfdA gene encoding prefoldin subunit alpha — MANNTSARTPEQEFQTLQMYLNEYNQQIEAFSRQFQLIDNARMDMNTSIETLRGLAGTTDAVCLLPIGGGAAVRAKILDPDTCIVAIGADVSVEKTNEETVSYLTERIVEMEAQGKRLAETIQKLQAQAEEVGRRLEQLYQAGMGQSSGRS; from the coding sequence ATGGCGAATAATACCAGTGCCCGGACACCTGAACAGGAGTTTCAGACGCTTCAGATGTACCTGAACGAGTACAATCAGCAGATTGAAGCCTTCTCCCGACAGTTTCAGCTCATCGATAATGCACGGATGGATATGAACACCTCAATTGAGACCCTCAGGGGGCTTGCCGGCACAACTGATGCGGTATGCCTCCTCCCGATTGGCGGTGGTGCAGCAGTCCGTGCAAAAATTCTCGATCCCGATACCTGTATTGTTGCAATCGGTGCTGATGTTTCTGTTGAGAAGACCAATGAGGAGACTGTCTCCTATCTGACAGAGCGGATTGTTGAGATGGAAGCCCAGGGAAAGCGTCTCGCAGAGACGATCCAGAAACTCCAGGCGCAGGCTGAAGAGGTTGGAAGGCGCCTTGAGCAGCTGTACCAGGCTGGCATGGGCCAGTCTTCTGGCCGGAGCTGA
- a CDS encoding DUF655 domain-containing protein: MRAEKKESQALAIDVLQHGRPDDPRPIIKREPLIQAVGVDQFKLLEIIPKTADIEIYELLYIGDGERPKVERVKRRLRYEELTTNAKLELPYAIEQIVKQNEPRFVEFFNKSVPISLKQHMLHLLPGIGKKILSEVLEARHRKPFESFEDIRTRIKALPHPERMIVERILEEIMDPDVKYHLFTSR; this comes from the coding sequence ATGAGAGCGGAGAAGAAAGAGAGTCAAGCGCTAGCGATTGATGTACTGCAGCACGGCCGTCCAGACGATCCACGCCCGATAATTAAACGCGAACCACTTATCCAGGCAGTCGGTGTTGACCAGTTCAAACTGCTTGAGATTATTCCAAAGACTGCGGATATTGAGATCTATGAGCTGCTCTATATCGGAGATGGTGAGCGGCCCAAAGTTGAACGCGTGAAGCGGCGGCTCCGCTACGAAGAGCTGACCACAAATGCAAAACTTGAACTCCCGTATGCCATTGAGCAGATCGTCAAACAGAATGAACCGCGGTTTGTGGAATTTTTTAATAAATCCGTTCCAATAAGCCTGAAACAACACATGCTCCATCTGCTTCCGGGTATCGGGAAGAAGATCCTCTCCGAGGTGCTTGAGGCACGCCACAGGAAACCCTTTGAGAGTTTTGAGGATATCCGCACCAGGATTAAGGCGCTTCCTCACCCTGAACGGATGATAGTTGAGCGGATTCTTGAGGAGATCATGGATCCGGATGTGAAATACCATCTCTTCACATCACGATGA
- a CDS encoding signal recognition particle protein Srp54: MLDSLSGSLKDAVKKLAGKAVVDRAAVEELIRDLQRALIQADVNVKLVMQLSQSIKKRALDEDPPKGMGVKDHVLRIVYQELVALMGPETELSLKPQTILMAGLQGSGKTTTTAKLCRYLQRKGLKVGAICCDNFRPGAFVQLQTLCQKMNVPVHGDPAEKDAVKLAREGLDALRDREIIIIDTAGRHALEDDLIDEIMQINELAEPDHRWLVIDAALGQAARDQAKRFHDAIGIDGVIVTKMDGTAKGGGALSAISETHSGIVFIGSGETIDDLERFDPDGFISRMLGMGDLRALAERAEDVMDTDVDVNAMLRGKFTLKDMYQQLEALNKMGPLKQVLSMLPLGNMNVPSEVYDVTSVKMQRYRIMMDSMTDAEMTDPSLINTQRAQRIAHGSGSTLDDVRELIKYYKVMQRALKGFKGGGRFSMNRMMKQFGGDKLP, encoded by the coding sequence ATGCTTGACTCCCTGTCAGGATCCCTCAAAGATGCGGTGAAAAAACTCGCCGGGAAAGCTGTAGTGGATCGTGCTGCTGTTGAAGAGCTCATACGGGATCTTCAGCGGGCACTCATCCAGGCTGATGTCAATGTCAAACTCGTGATGCAGCTCTCCCAGTCGATAAAGAAGCGCGCACTTGATGAAGATCCGCCAAAAGGAATGGGGGTGAAGGATCATGTGCTCAGGATCGTCTACCAGGAACTGGTTGCACTGATGGGTCCTGAGACAGAACTCTCCCTGAAGCCCCAGACAATCCTGATGGCGGGTCTTCAGGGATCAGGCAAGACGACAACAACAGCAAAACTCTGCCGGTACCTCCAGAGAAAGGGGCTGAAGGTTGGCGCGATCTGTTGCGACAACTTCAGGCCGGGTGCCTTTGTCCAGCTCCAGACGCTCTGCCAGAAGATGAATGTCCCGGTCCATGGTGATCCTGCCGAGAAGGATGCGGTGAAGCTTGCGAGGGAAGGTCTTGATGCTCTCCGTGATCGTGAGATCATCATCATCGATACCGCCGGGCGGCATGCACTTGAGGATGATCTGATCGATGAGATCATGCAGATCAACGAGCTGGCAGAACCTGATCACCGCTGGCTCGTCATCGATGCTGCGCTCGGCCAGGCCGCCCGTGACCAGGCAAAGCGGTTCCATGACGCTATCGGAATCGACGGTGTCATCGTCACGAAGATGGATGGTACCGCAAAAGGTGGTGGTGCGCTCTCGGCGATCTCTGAGACCCATTCCGGGATTGTCTTCATCGGATCAGGTGAGACGATCGATGATCTTGAGCGGTTCGACCCGGATGGCTTCATCTCACGGATGCTCGGTATGGGTGATTTACGAGCCCTTGCCGAGCGTGCCGAGGATGTGATGGACACAGATGTCGATGTCAACGCGATGCTCAGGGGCAAGTTTACCCTGAAAGACATGTACCAGCAGCTTGAAGCCCTCAATAAGATGGGCCCCCTCAAGCAGGTGCTTTCGATGCTGCCGCTTGGCAATATGAATGTCCCAAGCGAGGTCTACGATGTCACCTCTGTCAAGATGCAACGCTACCGCATTATGATGGACTCAATGACCGATGCGGAGATGACAGATCCATCACTGATCAATACCCAGCGTGCACAGCGTATTGCCCATGGCTCGGGCTCGACCCTCGATGATGTCCGGGAGCTGATCAAATATTACAAGGTTATGCAGCGTGCATTGAAAGGATTCAAAGGCGGAGGACGCTTCTCGATGAACCGGATGATGAAGCAGTTCGGCGGCGACAAGTTGCCGTAG
- a CDS encoding DNA-binding protein — MEDDELAELRQRRMAQMQQQQQAEAHEAEKQAQMDQQMQMVLMQYLEPEARERLNTIKLTKPDFARAVEQQIVILAQQGRLSSTQKITDAQLKQLLAQLVPQKKDFKIRRVG; from the coding sequence ATGGAGGATGACGAGTTAGCGGAACTCCGGCAACGGCGCATGGCCCAGATGCAGCAGCAACAGCAGGCTGAAGCCCATGAGGCGGAGAAACAGGCTCAGATGGATCAGCAGATGCAGATGGTGCTCATGCAGTATCTCGAGCCAGAGGCACGTGAGCGCCTAAACACCATCAAGCTGACAAAACCTGACTTTGCCCGCGCCGTTGAGCAGCAGATTGTCATACTTGCCCAGCAGGGTCGCCTCTCCAGTACACAAAAGATCACTGATGCACAGCTCAAACAGCTCCTTGCACAGCTGGTGCCGCAGAAAAAGGACTTTAAAATCCGAAGGGTAGGATGA
- a CDS encoding DUF7411 family protein has translation MKAGLLYSGGKDSSLAAVLLSRDYSVELNTFVFDSHREVPQVAAAAEALGLPWRKQTFASGFIDEVIGILNRCGYPNEAINEIHRRSLCALAQEYEVVADGTRFLDRVPMLGPAEVQSFEDRLGVSYVRPLLGYGRREIDRLVGRMFTVIYGETSTIPNGDYEHEIRDEMTRRGIDWSGIFPVNHTQSLVTGNTIERSGW, from the coding sequence ATGAAGGCTGGTCTGCTCTACAGTGGCGGCAAGGATAGTTCTCTTGCTGCCGTCCTGCTGTCGCGGGATTATTCGGTAGAGCTGAACACGTTCGTCTTTGATTCCCATCGGGAGGTTCCACAGGTCGCGGCGGCGGCAGAGGCTCTGGGTCTGCCCTGGAGAAAACAAACCTTTGCGTCCGGTTTCATTGATGAGGTCATCGGGATACTCAATCGGTGTGGGTATCCAAACGAGGCCATCAATGAGATCCACCGACGGTCGCTCTGTGCGCTTGCACAGGAATATGAGGTGGTCGCCGATGGTACCCGGTTTCTAGACCGGGTGCCTATGCTTGGCCCGGCTGAGGTGCAGAGCTTTGAAGACAGGTTGGGGGTCTCCTACGTACGCCCCCTTCTTGGATATGGGAGGCGCGAGATCGATCGCCTGGTCGGCCGGATGTTCACCGTCATATATGGTGAGACATCGACGATCCCAAATGGTGATTATGAACACGAGATCCGCGACGAGATGACCAGGCGTGGTATTGACTGGTCCGGGATCTTTCCGGTGAACCATACACAGTCGCTGGTAACCGGCAACACAATTGAGAGATCAGGTTGGTGA
- a CDS encoding translation initiation factor IF-6, with the protein MKHTLSLNGDPNIGVYCRAFEEFAVLPATVSDAFADAVTESLDVEIVRMSLQGSSIIGSLLTGNSRGMIASGLISREERGKLEEYGEVMLLEETMNAAGNCILVNDEFALVHPEMPARITDQIRDFLNVVVERMQVAGIPTVGMAAAATNKGVLLSPRATRQEIERVEALTSLPVGCGSVNMGSNLVGTGVLANSKGFVAGGTTTGFELGRMEDVFGLLR; encoded by the coding sequence ATGAAGCATACCCTGTCCCTCAATGGCGATCCGAATATCGGGGTCTATTGCCGGGCATTTGAGGAGTTTGCCGTCCTTCCCGCAACAGTCTCCGATGCCTTTGCTGACGCTGTTACGGAGAGCCTGGATGTTGAGATCGTGCGGATGTCCCTGCAGGGGTCATCCATCATCGGCTCACTCCTCACCGGCAACAGCCGCGGAATGATCGCTTCAGGCCTGATATCCCGGGAGGAGCGCGGGAAGCTGGAGGAGTACGGGGAAGTGATGCTTCTGGAAGAGACGATGAACGCCGCTGGCAACTGTATCCTGGTAAATGACGAGTTTGCGCTTGTTCATCCCGAGATGCCTGCTAGAATAACTGACCAGATCAGGGATTTTCTCAATGTCGTGGTTGAGCGGATGCAGGTTGCCGGTATCCCGACAGTCGGGATGGCAGCTGCTGCGACAAACAAAGGCGTTCTTCTCTCTCCACGGGCAACCCGGCAGGAGATCGAGCGGGTCGAGGCACTCACCTCGCTTCCGGTCGGGTGTGGATCTGTCAATATGGGTTCAAATCTGGTTGGAACAGGTGTCCTTGCCAACTCAAAAGGATTTGTTGCAGGCGGTACCACAACAGGTTTTGAGCTTGGACGTATGGAAGACGTCTTTGGATTATTACGGTGA